In Quercus robur chromosome 11, dhQueRobu3.1, whole genome shotgun sequence, the following proteins share a genomic window:
- the LOC126706072 gene encoding L-type lectin-domain containing receptor kinase IX.1-like: protein MAVYNLTIKHFRFPQLFILFSLFMITNFFSVLTPFTFTSALSFNFPSFDSSEPNISYEHAYANEDKFIQLTGSKLLTFYHGRATYFRPMHLWDKDSKNLTDFATHFSFVIDSLNQSSRADGMAFFLAPNGSKFSWITNGSDLGLYNPEQNSDENSFVAVEFDICSNTEFDPPGEHVGIDINSIISVANVSWLSNITILEGKSNEAWISYNSSSHNLSVVFTVFKDNVTVNQSLSYIVDLRKVLPEWVTFGFSAATGTYSAMHTIKSWDFFSSLEIDNNNTNAGHSLKLPPKKRNPSMLVVGFIAGGFILVGGLAMVLFALWKRNRRANEDDRALDEEFKRETGPRRFTYDELARATNDFNEKEKLGQGGFGGVYRGFLRDFNSIVAVKRVSEGSTQGIREYAAEVKIISQLRHKNLVQLIGWCHERSRGQLLLVYDFMHNGSLDSHLFKEDTLLVWEVRYRIVQHLALALLYLHEGWDRCVLHRDIKPSNIMLDSNFNAKLGDFGLARLVDHASASRTTDLAGTKGYMDPGCVTTRRASKESDIYSFGIVALELACGRKSVNHEAPEDQVVMLEWVRELHGREVLLNAADQRLGGHFDEQQMKCLLIVGLWCAHSEYDRRPSIKEAIQVLNFEAPLPHLQFDILKSSHHTPTMNDTNSTG, encoded by the coding sequence ATGGCTGTTTACAACCTCACGATCAAACATTTCCGATTTCCACAACTTTTCATcctcttttctctatttatgATCACCAATTTCTTCTCTGTACTAACCCCATTTACATTTACAAGTGCTTTATCCTTCAACTTCCCTAGTTTTGATTCTTCAGAACCTAATATATCATATGAGCACGCTTATGCTAATGAAGACAAATTCATTCAACTCACCGGCAGCAAGCTATTAACATTTTATCATGGTCGAGCCACGTATTTCAGACCCATGCACCTGTGGGACAAGGACTCTAAAAACCTCACAGATTTCGCTACCCATTTTTCCTTTGTCATTGATTCGCTGAATCAATCGAGCCGTGCAGACGGGATGGCCTTCTTCCTCGCACCTAACGGTTCCAAATTTTCTTGGATAACCAATGGTAGCGATCTGGGTCTCTATAACCCAGAGCAAAACTCAGATGAAAATTCTTTTGTTGCAGTGGAATTTGATATCTGCAGCAATACTGAATTTGATCCGCCTGGGGAGCATGTAGGTATTGATATCAACTCCATAATATCTGTTGCTAATGTGTCATGGTTGAGTAATATTACTATTCTGGAAGGAAAAAGTAATGAAGCTTGGATTAGTTACAATTCTAGTTCACATAATTTGAGTGTTGTCTTCACTGTTTTTAAAGACAATGTTACTGTAAACCAGTCGCTTTCTTATATTGTTGATTTGAGAAAGGTCCTACCCGAATGGGTTACTTTTGGATTCTCAGCCGCAACAGGAACTTATTCTGCTATGCATACTATTAAATCTTgggattttttttcaagtttggaAATTGATAATAACAATACCAACGCAGGACACAGTCTAAAACTCCCCCCTAAGAAAAGGAACCCATCCATGTTAGTTGTGGGGTTCATTGCAGGGGGATTTATTTTGGTTGGTGGGTTGGCCATGGTTCTGTTTGCCTTGTGGAAGAGGAATCGGAGGGCTAATGAAGATGATCGTGCCCTTGATGAAGAGTTTAAACGGGAAACAGGACCGAGGAGGTTTACATACGATGAATTGGCTCGTGCGACAAATGATTTcaacgaaaaagaaaaactaggccaaggaggatttggtggagTTTACAGGGGATTTTTAAGGGACTTCAACTCCATTGTTGCTGTTAAAAGGGTATCAGAAGGGTCTACACAAGGGATAAGGGAGTATGCAGCAGAAGTAAAAATCATCAGCCAATTGAGACACAAGAATTTGGTACAACTCATTGGATGGTGTCATGAAAGAAGTAGAGGACAACTATTACTTGTTTATGATTTCATGCACAATGGAAGCTTAGattcacatctttttaaagaAGATACCTTATTAGTGTGGGAAGTGAGGTATAGAATTGTACAACACCTGGCCTTAGCCTTGCTTTACTTGCATGAAGGATGGGATCGTTGCGTGTTGCATAGAGATATAAAACCGAGCAATATTATGCTTGATTCAAATTTCAATGCCAAACTTGGGGATTTTGGATTAGCTAGGCTCGTGGACCATGCTAGTGCATCACGAACTACTGATTTGGCAGGTACCAAGGGCTATATGGACCCAGGATGTGTCACAACCCGAAGGGCTAGTAAGGAATCAGATATCTATAGTTTTGGAATTGTTGCATTGGAGTTAGCTTGTGGAAGAAAATCTGTCAACCACGAGGCCCCAGAAGATCAAGTAGTCATGTTGGAGTGGGTTAGGGAGCTCCATGGAAGAGAAGTACTTCTTAACGCGGCTGACCAAAGGTTGGGTGGGCATTTTGATGAGCAACAAATGAAGTGTTTGTTGATTGTAGGGCTTTGGTGTGCTCACTCCGAATATGATCGTAGACCTTCAATAAAAGAAGCAATTCAAGTGCTCAATTTTGAAGCTCCATTGCCTCATCTCCAATTTGATATCCTCAAGTCATCACATCATACTCCAACAATGAATGATACTAATTCTACCGGATGA